One part of the Sporosarcina ureae genome encodes these proteins:
- a CDS encoding conserved phage C-terminal domain-containing protein: MKLLIEEETIPLLPSLVHEVGINGALFLQQLHFRSLVSKNSKDGHKWVYKTYVDWTKEFTFWSTNTIRRIVYDLENKGYLISTDQHNQMKIDKTKWYRIDYTLFPGNPFGIGQIDCPTPPAARVDVEQLQVSELGKPITKELKEPLIIKNKKSVEMNLDVLHSVIEYLNNKTGKQFKTENVTTRKCINDRLSEGYTQEDFIRVIDLKTNQWLHLPEFNQYLRPATLFSASNFENYVNEQTLSKKPKRRPLVPPVLDFTKGDDHV; encoded by the coding sequence ATGAAATTATTAATTGAAGAAGAGACGATTCCGTTATTACCATCGCTTGTACACGAAGTGGGAATAAATGGCGCACTATTTTTACAGCAATTGCACTTCCGTTCGCTTGTTTCCAAAAACAGTAAGGACGGTCATAAATGGGTCTATAAGACGTATGTGGACTGGACAAAAGAATTTACGTTTTGGTCTACAAATACGATTCGACGCATTGTGTATGATTTGGAAAATAAGGGCTATCTCATTTCAACAGATCAACACAACCAAATGAAAATTGACAAAACAAAGTGGTACCGAATCGACTATACGTTATTCCCAGGAAATCCGTTCGGAATCGGGCAAATCGATTGTCCAACACCGCCAGCTGCACGTGTCGATGTTGAGCAACTCCAGGTGTCGGAATTGGGCAAGCCAATAACTAAAGAACTTAAAGAACCTTTAATAATAAAGAATAAAAAGAGTGTCGAGATGAATCTCGACGTCCTCCATTCTGTTATTGAGTACTTAAATAACAAAACCGGAAAACAGTTCAAAACTGAAAACGTTACTACTCGAAAATGTATCAACGATCGATTGAGCGAGGGATATACACAAGAAGATTTCATACGTGTCATCGACCTCAAAACAAATCAGTGGTTGCATCTACCGGAATTCAACCAATACTTGCGGCCTGCGACGTTGTTTAGCGCAAGTAACTTCGAAAATTATGTGAACGAACAGACTTTGTCGAAGAAACCGAAAAGACGCCCGCTCGTTCCGCCAGTGCTAGATTTCACGAAAGGAGATGATCACGTATGA
- a CDS encoding BCCT family transporter, with translation MLNITKVFWYSIVICIAIVLWGSIAPEHLNGLTASMTSFIYTHFGWFYMLVIVAMISFCFYMMFSRFGKIKLGKDSDQPDYSLPAWFAMLFSAGMGIGLMFFTTAETISHAFIKSPNAVPGSEQAILDSIQYTYLHWGFHGWGLYAVVGLIFAYFKFRVGAPGLISATLEPLFGEKAMRGPFGQIIDTLAIFATVVGVASTLGFGSAQINSGLTYVFNTPNTFWFQLLILAIATVIFILSAWSGIGSGIKYLSSINMWLAIILLCALFVVGPSMYILNMFTTGIGNYISNFIQMSFELKPENTEQRAWINDWTIFYWAWWISWAPFVGMFIARVSKGRTIKQFITGVLIAPTLVTMVFFAVFGGSALNIERNGIAKLSELATETVTFGMLQQYPFGTALSFLTIIVIAIFFITSADSATFVLGMFSTGGQLNPSNSVKIIWGLLLSSMAAIVMYYGGIGGFQNMLIIAGLPFSIILILMLLSFYKTIKKTR, from the coding sequence ATATTGAATATCACAAAAGTATTCTGGTATAGCATAGTCATATGTATAGCAATTGTACTTTGGGGATCTATTGCCCCTGAACATCTAAATGGATTAACCGCATCTATGACAAGTTTTATTTATACTCATTTTGGTTGGTTTTATATGCTCGTCATTGTTGCCATGATAAGCTTTTGTTTTTATATGATGTTCTCACGTTTTGGTAAAATCAAACTAGGAAAAGATAGTGATCAACCAGATTACAGCTTACCAGCATGGTTTGCCATGTTATTTAGTGCAGGTATGGGAATTGGGCTCATGTTTTTTACAACAGCAGAAACGATTTCACATGCTTTCATTAAATCACCAAACGCTGTGCCGGGATCAGAACAGGCGATTTTGGATTCTATCCAATATACATACTTACACTGGGGTTTTCATGGCTGGGGATTATATGCCGTTGTCGGTCTGATCTTCGCTTATTTTAAATTTCGTGTCGGTGCACCTGGGTTAATTAGCGCAACACTTGAACCATTATTTGGAGAAAAGGCTATGCGTGGTCCATTCGGGCAAATAATTGATACCCTCGCTATTTTCGCAACCGTTGTCGGCGTTGCCTCCACACTTGGATTTGGCTCAGCACAAATTAATAGTGGGTTAACCTATGTATTTAATACACCCAACACTTTTTGGTTTCAGTTGCTTATTTTGGCGATTGCGACTGTCATTTTCATCCTATCTGCTTGGTCAGGTATTGGAAGTGGTATAAAATACTTAAGTTCAATTAACATGTGGCTTGCCATCATACTATTATGCGCACTATTTGTAGTTGGTCCATCGATGTATATTTTAAATATGTTCACAACGGGTATTGGTAATTATATAAGCAACTTTATTCAAATGAGCTTCGAGTTAAAACCAGAAAACACAGAACAGCGAGCCTGGATTAACGATTGGACAATTTTTTATTGGGCATGGTGGATCTCTTGGGCGCCATTTGTTGGAATGTTTATTGCTCGCGTATCAAAAGGACGAACCATCAAACAATTTATTACGGGTGTATTAATCGCCCCTACACTTGTGACCATGGTCTTCTTTGCTGTTTTTGGTGGTTCAGCATTGAATATAGAGCGAAACGGTATTGCCAAGTTATCTGAATTAGCTACAGAAACGGTGACATTCGGTATGCTGCAGCAGTATCCATTTGGAACCGCACTTTCATTCTTGACGATCATCGTCATTGCGATATTCTTTATTACGTCAGCCGATTCAGCCACGTTTGTACTTGGTATGTTCAGTACCGGTGGTCAGCTAAATCCATCCAACTCAGTGAAAATCATTTGGGGTTTACTACTATCATCGATGGCTGCCATTGTCATGTATTACGGAGGGATTGGCGGATTTCAGAACATGCTTATTATTGCTGGTTTACCTTTTTCCATTATTCTTATTTTGATGCTCCTGTCTTTTTACAAGACAATCAAGAAAACACGGTAA
- a CDS encoding alpha/beta hydrolase family protein, with protein sequence MTDEMIVIGAQTKYPLNGILAFPEESNKLIPGVVLVHGSGPSNMDEKVGNIYPFKDLADGLSKKGIAVLRYDKRTFTYGKEMKKDSALSVKEETIEDAILAANFLREDSRIDPNQIFIIGHSLGGMLAPRVDAEGGNFAGIVIMAGSPRKLEEILIDQNNQVLHSLNKFLKVIASKQIAALSAKLENIYNLSDEEAKTTKVLGKHVRAYYLKEMGEHPSAKYLLALNKPLFILQGEKDFHVSVDNDFNGYQEILGDHPKVKYKLYPNLNHAFMPSVYGEIRKAKKEYNVAQHIDQQVIQDISDWIHSVSRSIITN encoded by the coding sequence ATGACGGATGAAATGATTGTGATCGGTGCCCAAACGAAGTATCCACTAAACGGAATTTTAGCCTTTCCTGAAGAATCGAATAAATTGATACCTGGAGTTGTATTGGTGCATGGCTCTGGTCCAAGCAATATGGATGAAAAAGTAGGAAACATTTATCCTTTTAAGGATCTTGCTGATGGTTTGTCGAAAAAGGGAATTGCCGTCCTACGATATGATAAGAGAACATTCACCTACGGCAAAGAAATGAAAAAAGATAGTGCCCTATCTGTAAAAGAAGAAACGATCGAAGATGCAATTCTCGCCGCCAATTTTTTACGAGAAGACTCACGTATTGATCCAAACCAAATATTCATTATTGGTCATAGTTTAGGTGGAATGTTGGCCCCAAGAGTTGATGCAGAAGGTGGTAACTTTGCTGGGATTGTAATTATGGCTGGGTCTCCACGCAAATTGGAAGAAATCTTAATAGATCAAAATAATCAAGTATTACATTCACTTAATAAATTTTTGAAAGTAATTGCGAGTAAACAAATAGCAGCGTTATCGGCAAAACTTGAGAACATCTATAATCTAAGCGATGAAGAAGCAAAAACAACTAAAGTTTTGGGGAAACATGTTAGAGCGTACTATTTGAAAGAAATGGGTGAACATCCATCTGCTAAATATTTACTTGCATTAAATAAGCCTTTGTTCATTCTACAAGGAGAGAAAGACTTCCATGTTTCAGTGGATAATGATTTTAACGGTTATCAAGAAATTTTGGGAGATCATCCAAAGGTTAAGTATAAACTTTATCCCAATTTGAATCATGCGTTCATGCCATCTGTTTATGGTGAAATACGAAAAGCAAAGAAAGAGTATAACGTTGCACAGCATATTGATCAACAAGTGATTCAGGATATTTCCGATTGGATTCATTCAGTATCTAGATCCATTATTACAAATTAA
- a CDS encoding DUF1801 domain-containing protein, translated as MYKLKTTETDSSVIEFIENVEQPKKREDAFRLLDIFTDATGYEAKMWGPSIIGFGKYHYKYKSGHEGDALIVGFSPRKAKISLYVTPGEKHRSELLERFGKHTTGKSCVYINKVDDIDIEVLVELIKQTVIYLKEAYPS; from the coding sequence ATGTACAAATTAAAAACTACAGAAACTGACAGCAGTGTTATAGAATTTATTGAAAACGTAGAACAACCTAAAAAACGCGAAGATGCATTTAGGTTATTAGATATATTTACAGATGCAACAGGTTATGAAGCTAAAATGTGGGGACCAAGTATTATAGGATTTGGCAAATATCATTACAAATATAAATCTGGACACGAAGGCGATGCACTGATTGTTGGCTTTTCACCACGAAAGGCTAAAATCAGTTTATATGTTACTCCGGGGGAAAAACATAGAAGTGAGTTATTGGAACGTTTCGGGAAACACACAACCGGAAAATCATGTGTGTATATAAACAAAGTAGACGATATTGATATAGAAGTATTGGTGGAATTAATTAAGCAAACTGTCATTTATCTGAAAGAAGCCTATCCAAGTTAA
- a CDS encoding GyrI-like domain-containing protein, protein METRIIYMESFTVKGFEMKGPISEIPKLWDRLNEELQKYPNVKLADESFGITIAIEDGFIHYLAGIKKEHCIGIPDLQEIVIPNGKFIVADVLDGIESIPYVFSELINKPGIRIRESFGLERYIHALGAEAYTLEVLMAIE, encoded by the coding sequence ATGGAAACACGAATAATATATATGGAATCATTCACAGTGAAAGGTTTTGAAATGAAAGGACCTATTTCGGAGATTCCTAAGTTGTGGGATCGATTAAACGAAGAACTGCAGAAATATCCAAATGTTAAACTGGCTGATGAATCCTTTGGCATTACCATAGCAATAGAGGATGGTTTCATTCATTATTTAGCAGGTATCAAAAAAGAGCACTGTATAGGGATACCTGACTTGCAAGAAATAGTGATTCCAAACGGCAAATTTATTGTAGCAGACGTATTGGACGGAATAGAGAGTATACCTTATGTATTTTCAGAACTGATAAATAAACCTGGGATACGGATTAGAGAAAGCTTTGGATTGGAACGTTATATTCATGCATTGGGGGCGGAAGCCTATACACTGGAAGTTCTGATGGCCATTGAATAA
- a CDS encoding HEAT repeat domain-containing protein has translation MKQFETTLPEQYEALKKQANYTSSWRDRLEAVKTLSDYKHDKVIDLLKNRMQHDTVHEVQVAAYEALAAFGEDVEKPAPARFDIIKNTDKIFLRVKKSLPKDHTVADFADKLKRMRVDVFDAYEGNKGAEFMNWLEQRWAKL, from the coding sequence TTGAAACAATTTGAAACAACATTACCTGAGCAGTATGAAGCATTAAAAAAACAGGCCAATTATACGTCTAGCTGGCGAGATCGTTTGGAAGCAGTCAAAACGTTATCGGATTATAAACATGACAAAGTCATAGATTTATTAAAAAACCGCATGCAGCATGACACTGTCCACGAGGTGCAAGTAGCAGCGTATGAAGCACTAGCAGCGTTTGGTGAGGATGTAGAGAAGCCAGCGCCTGCACGTTTTGACATTATCAAAAACACAGACAAGATCTTCTTGCGCGTGAAAAAAAGCTTGCCGAAAGATCATACCGTGGCAGACTTTGCGGATAAACTAAAACGTATGCGTGTAGATGTCTTTGATGCATATGAAGGCAACAAAGGTGCAGAATTTATGAACTGGTTAGAGCAACGTTGGGCGAAGCTGTAA